The Thiogranum longum genome includes a region encoding these proteins:
- a CDS encoding thioredoxin family protein gives MVSLKTPVCDFGTPVIDFALPGVDGKVWTLDQCKGEKGLLVMFICNHCPYVKAILDRLVRDTRELRDLGVNSVAIMSNDPAEYAEDSFENMKAVAERENFPFPYLIDETQDVARAYGAVCTPDFFGYNADLELQYRGRLDASRKEAASADARRDLFEAMAQVAHTGKGPEEQVPSMGCSIKWKNDAA, from the coding sequence ATGGTTTCATTGAAAACACCAGTTTGTGATTTCGGTACGCCGGTCATTGATTTCGCCTTGCCCGGCGTCGATGGCAAGGTCTGGACGCTGGACCAGTGCAAGGGCGAGAAAGGCCTGCTGGTCATGTTTATCTGTAACCATTGCCCCTATGTAAAAGCCATTCTGGACCGCCTGGTAAGGGACACCCGCGAGCTCAGGGATCTGGGGGTAAACAGCGTGGCCATCATGTCCAATGATCCGGCCGAGTATGCCGAGGACTCGTTTGAAAACATGAAAGCAGTCGCCGAGCGGGAAAATTTTCCCTTCCCTTACCTTATAGATGAAACCCAGGACGTCGCCCGCGCCTATGGGGCGGTCTGTACGCCGGATTTCTTCGGCTACAACGCCGACCTGGAACTGCAGTACCGGGGTCGCCTCGACGCCAGTCGCAAGGAAGCCGCGTCAGCCGATGCCCGCCGCGACCTGTTCGAGGCCATGGCGCAGGTGGCCCATACCGGTAAGGGGCCGGAGGAGCAGGTGCCGAGCATGGGTTGTTCCATAAAATGGAAGAATGACGCCGCCTGA
- the tkt gene encoding transketolase — translation MASRRELANAIRALSMDAVQKAKSGHPGAPMGMADIAEVLWNDHMHHNPNNPKWVDRDRFILSNGHGSMLIYSLLHLTGYDLSIDDLKNFRQLHSRTPGHPEYGYAPGVETTTGPLGQGITNGVGMAIAEKVMAGQFNRDGHHIVDHNTFVFMGDGCMMEGISHESCSLAGTLGLGKLIAFWDDNGISIDGHVEGWFSDDTPKRFEAYGWHVIRDVDGHDAAAIDKAIHEAKSVNDKPTLVCTKTVIGYGAPNLCGSHDCHGAPLGDDEIKATRENLGWNHPPFEIPEDIYAGWNAKDKGAAAEAEWNEKFSAYKAAYPDLAAEFERRMAGDLPANWTEGAAKFINEVNEKAETIASRKASQNALNGFGPLLPEFLGGSADLAGSNLTIWSGSKGISNTVSDGNYIYYGVREFGMSAIMNGASLHGGFIPYGATFLMFSEYARNALRMAALMKIQSIFVYTHDSIGLGEDGPTHQPVEQTATLRMIPNMQVWRPCDAVESAVCWKAAIERKDGPSSLIFSRQPLAHQNRSADQIAAIERGGYILRDCDGTPDAIIIATGSEVELAMNAAEQLSGKKIRVVSMPSTNVFDAQDDAYRESVLPSSVKARVAVEAGVTDGWIKYVGLDGKVVGINRFGESAPASELFKYFGFTTENVAKAVEDVL, via the coding sequence ATGGCCTCGCGTAGAGAACTAGCGAATGCGATTCGTGCCTTGAGCATGGACGCGGTACAAAAAGCCAAATCCGGCCACCCCGGTGCGCCCATGGGCATGGCGGACATCGCCGAAGTGCTGTGGAACGATCACATGCACCACAACCCCAACAATCCCAAGTGGGTCGACCGCGACCGGTTTATCCTGTCCAACGGTCACGGCTCCATGCTGATCTACTCCCTGCTGCACCTGACCGGCTACGACCTGTCAATCGATGACCTGAAGAACTTCCGTCAGCTGCACTCCAGGACCCCGGGTCACCCGGAGTACGGTTATGCACCGGGTGTCGAAACCACCACCGGTCCGCTGGGTCAGGGCATCACCAATGGTGTCGGTATGGCGATTGCTGAAAAGGTCATGGCCGGACAGTTCAATCGCGACGGCCATCACATCGTCGATCACAACACCTTTGTGTTCATGGGCGACGGCTGCATGATGGAAGGTATCTCCCACGAATCCTGCTCGCTGGCCGGCACCCTGGGTCTCGGCAAGCTGATTGCTTTCTGGGATGACAATGGTATTTCTATCGATGGTCACGTCGAAGGCTGGTTCAGCGATGATACGCCCAAGCGTTTCGAAGCCTACGGCTGGCACGTGATCCGCGACGTCGACGGTCACGATGCTGCGGCCATCGACAAGGCGATTCATGAAGCCAAGTCAGTCAATGACAAGCCCACACTGGTCTGCACCAAGACCGTCATCGGTTATGGCGCGCCGAACCTGTGCGGCAGTCACGACTGCCACGGCGCACCACTGGGTGATGACGAAATCAAGGCCACCCGTGAGAACCTGGGCTGGAATCATCCGCCCTTCGAAATTCCCGAAGACATCTATGCCGGCTGGAATGCAAAGGACAAGGGTGCGGCTGCCGAAGCGGAGTGGAACGAAAAGTTTTCGGCCTACAAAGCGGCTTATCCGGATCTGGCCGCCGAGTTCGAACGTCGCATGGCAGGCGACCTGCCGGCCAACTGGACGGAAGGTGCTGCGAAGTTCATAAACGAAGTCAACGAGAAAGCCGAGACCATTGCTTCGCGCAAGGCTTCACAGAATGCACTCAACGGCTTCGGTCCGCTGCTGCCGGAATTCCTCGGCGGTTCGGCTGATCTGGCCGGCTCCAACCTGACCATCTGGTCCGGCTCCAAAGGCATCAGCAATACGGTATCTGACGGTAACTACATTTACTACGGTGTGCGTGAGTTCGGTATGTCCGCCATCATGAATGGCGCTTCACTGCACGGTGGCTTCATTCCTTACGGCGCTACCTTCCTGATGTTCTCCGAGTATGCCCGTAACGCCCTGCGTATGGCGGCACTGATGAAGATCCAGAGTATTTTCGTTTATACCCACGACTCCATTGGCCTGGGCGAAGATGGCCCCACGCACCAGCCGGTAGAGCAGACTGCAACACTGCGCATGATTCCGAATATGCAGGTCTGGCGCCCGTGTGACGCGGTTGAATCTGCGGTGTGCTGGAAGGCTGCCATCGAACGCAAGGACGGCCCGAGCAGCCTGATCTTCTCGCGCCAGCCTCTGGCCCACCAGAATCGCAGTGCCGACCAGATTGCCGCCATTGAACGCGGGGGTTATATCCTCAGGGACTGCGACGGTACGCCGGACGCCATCATCATCGCCACCGGTTCCGAAGTAGAGCTGGCCATGAATGCGGCGGAACAGCTCAGCGGCAAGAAGATCCGCGTGGTTTCCATGCCTTCCACCAATGTATTCGATGCCCAGGACGATGCTTACCGTGAATCGGTGCTGCCGTCTTCCGTGAAGGCGCGCGTGGCAGTCGAAGCCGGCGTGACCGATGGCTGGATCAAGTACGTAGGTCTGGACGGCAAGGTGGTCGGTATCAACCGCTTCGGCGAGTCTGCACCGGCCAGTGAGCTGTTCAAGTACTTCGGCTTCACCACGGAGAACGTGGCCAAGGCCGTAGAAGACGTACTGTAG
- the gap gene encoding type I glyceraldehyde-3-phosphate dehydrogenase encodes MTIKVGINGFGRIGRMAFRAIAKDFSDIEVVGINDLLEADYLAYMLKYDSVHGNFDGDISVDGNNLVVNGKTIRLTAERDPSDLKWGDIGADLIIECTGFFLTEETCQKHIDAGAKKVVQSAPSKDGTPMFVYGVNHDTYAGQAIVSAASCTTNCLAPVAKVLNDKWGIKRGLMTTVHAATATQKTVDGPSMKDWRGGRGILENIIPSSTGAAKAVGVVLPELNGKLTGMAFRVPTSDVSVVDLTVELEKDASYEEICAAMKAASEIGDMSKTLGYTDEKVVSTDFRGCGKSSIFDSEAGIALDGTFVKLVSWYDNEYGYTCNMLRFVQHVAAN; translated from the coding sequence ATGACAATCAAAGTCGGTATTAATGGTTTCGGCCGTATCGGTCGTATGGCATTCCGCGCAATCGCCAAAGACTTCAGCGACATCGAAGTGGTCGGCATCAACGACCTGCTGGAAGCAGACTACCTGGCCTACATGCTCAAGTACGATTCCGTACACGGTAACTTTGACGGCGACATTTCCGTTGACGGCAACAATCTGGTGGTAAACGGCAAGACCATCCGCCTGACCGCCGAGCGTGACCCGTCCGACCTGAAGTGGGGCGACATCGGCGCTGACCTGATTATCGAGTGTACCGGCTTCTTCCTCACCGAAGAAACCTGCCAGAAGCACATCGACGCCGGCGCAAAGAAAGTTGTGCAGAGCGCACCTTCCAAGGACGGCACCCCGATGTTCGTGTACGGCGTCAACCACGACACCTATGCCGGCCAGGCGATTGTTTCTGCGGCCTCCTGCACCACCAACTGCCTGGCACCTGTTGCCAAAGTGCTGAATGACAAGTGGGGCATCAAGCGTGGCCTGATGACCACTGTTCATGCTGCAACTGCAACACAGAAAACCGTTGATGGTCCATCCATGAAAGACTGGCGCGGTGGTCGCGGCATCCTGGAAAACATCATCCCGTCTTCCACCGGTGCCGCCAAGGCCGTGGGTGTCGTGCTGCCTGAACTGAACGGCAAGCTGACCGGTATGGCGTTCCGCGTACCAACCTCTGACGTGTCCGTAGTTGACCTGACGGTTGAGCTGGAAAAAGATGCTTCCTACGAAGAAATCTGTGCTGCCATGAAGGCGGCTTCTGAAATCGGCGACATGAGCAAGACGCTGGGCTACACCGACGAAAAAGTGGTATCCACTGACTTCCGTGGCTGTGGCAAGTCTTCCATCTTCGATTCAGAAGCTGGTATCGCGCTGGACGGCACCTTCGTCAAGCTCGTTTCCTGGTATGACAACGAATACGGTTACACCTGCAACATGCTGCGTTTTGTGCAGCACGTTGCGGCCAACTAA
- a CDS encoding phosphoglycerate kinase — MSFIKLTDLDLAGKRVLIRADLNVPVKDGKVTSDARITASMPTIEHCAKAGAKVMVMSHRGRPEEGKPDEENSMAPIAANLAEKLGKDVRLIKDYLDGGFDVDEGEVVLLENVRFNVGEKKDDETLAKKYAALCDVFVMDAFGTAHRAQASTHGVGKFAPVACAGLLLASELECLAKALANPARPMVAIVGGSKVSTKLTVLEALSEKVDQLVVGGGIANTFLKAVGCNVGKSLCEDDLVDTANALIEKMKARGANIPIAVDVVCGKKFDENEPAVIKDADKVEDDDMIFDIGPKSAQELADIIEKAGTIVWNGPVGVFEFDQFGEGTKTVAMAIANSKGFSLAGGGDTIAAIQKYDIYDKVSYISTAGGAFLEYLEGKTLPAVAMLEERARG; from the coding sequence ATGTCTTTTATCAAGCTGACCGATCTCGATCTTGCCGGCAAGCGTGTGTTGATTCGCGCTGATCTCAACGTTCCTGTCAAAGATGGCAAAGTGACGTCCGACGCACGTATCACCGCCTCCATGCCGACCATCGAACACTGTGCAAAAGCCGGTGCGAAAGTGATGGTCATGTCACACCGCGGACGTCCGGAAGAGGGCAAGCCTGACGAAGAGAACTCCATGGCGCCGATCGCGGCCAACCTGGCCGAAAAGCTCGGCAAGGACGTGCGCCTGATCAAGGACTACCTCGATGGTGGTTTTGATGTTGACGAGGGTGAGGTCGTACTGCTGGAAAACGTCCGCTTCAACGTTGGCGAGAAGAAAGACGACGAGACGCTGGCAAAGAAATACGCGGCCCTGTGTGACGTGTTCGTAATGGATGCCTTCGGTACCGCGCATCGCGCCCAGGCGTCCACCCACGGCGTAGGTAAATTCGCCCCAGTCGCCTGCGCCGGTCTGCTGCTGGCCAGCGAACTGGAGTGCCTCGCCAAGGCACTGGCCAACCCGGCGCGCCCGATGGTAGCCATCGTTGGTGGTTCCAAGGTATCGACCAAGCTGACCGTGCTGGAAGCCCTGTCTGAAAAAGTCGATCAGCTGGTTGTCGGTGGCGGTATTGCCAACACCTTCCTCAAGGCTGTCGGTTGCAACGTAGGCAAGTCGTTGTGCGAAGATGACCTGGTGGACACAGCCAATGCGCTCATCGAAAAAATGAAAGCCCGCGGCGCCAACATCCCGATTGCCGTGGACGTGGTGTGTGGCAAAAAGTTTGATGAAAACGAACCCGCTGTGATCAAGGATGCCGACAAGGTAGAAGACGACGACATGATCTTCGACATCGGGCCGAAATCCGCACAGGAACTGGCAGACATTATCGAGAAGGCCGGTACCATCGTCTGGAACGGTCCGGTCGGCGTGTTTGAATTTGACCAGTTCGGCGAAGGCACCAAAACGGTTGCCATGGCAATTGCCAACTCAAAGGGCTTCAGTCTGGCCGGTGGCGGCGATACTATCGCTGCAATCCAGAAATACGATATTTACGACAAGGTTTCCTACATTTCTACCGCCGGCGGCGCGTTCCTCGAGTACCTCGAAGGCAAGACGCTCCCGGCTGTCGCCATGCTGGAAGAACGTGCCCGCGGTTAA
- the pyk gene encoding pyruvate kinase, giving the protein MQRRTKIVATLGPSTDDPKVLDAMIQAGVDVVRLNFSHGSAEEHKKRAEAVRNRARAHGRQVGVFVDLQGPKIRIDRFKEGKVELKEGERFILDAALDPDSGTVERVGIAYKALVDDVNRGDTLLLDDGAVVLWVEEVKGSEIDTRVVVGGTLSNNKGINRQGGGLSATAITDKDRADIKVAAEMQADYIAVSFPRHANDIHEARDLLRKAGGHGGIVAKIERAEAMNALEEIIEATDAVMIARGDLGVEIGDAELPAVQKRIIRVARSMDRVTITATQMMQSMIESPIPTRAEVFDVANAVIDGTDAVMLSAETATGKHVAKVIEAMDRICRGAETQRMDNAAERRSAMHFKAIDEAIAKAAMYTANHTGVKAIAALTESGATPLWMSRISSGIPIYALTRHVETRRKVTLYRGVYPVSFDVTTTDHAQVNREAIDELMRRGAVRDGDLVIITKGDLMGVHGGSNAMKIIRVGEHVVNVE; this is encoded by the coding sequence ATGCAGCGTAGAACAAAGATAGTCGCAACACTCGGGCCGTCGACCGACGACCCCAAGGTACTGGATGCCATGATCCAGGCTGGCGTGGATGTTGTGCGCCTGAACTTTTCACATGGATCGGCGGAAGAGCACAAAAAACGCGCCGAAGCAGTACGAAACCGGGCGCGTGCACATGGCCGGCAAGTGGGCGTATTCGTCGACCTGCAAGGGCCAAAAATCCGCATCGACCGTTTCAAGGAAGGCAAGGTCGAACTCAAGGAAGGCGAGCGCTTTATCCTCGACGCGGCGCTGGACCCGGATTCCGGTACCGTCGAGCGTGTCGGCATCGCCTACAAGGCGCTGGTCGATGACGTTAATCGCGGTGACACGCTGCTACTCGATGATGGTGCGGTCGTGTTATGGGTGGAGGAAGTCAAAGGCAGCGAAATTGATACGCGCGTTGTCGTTGGTGGCACCCTGTCCAACAACAAGGGTATCAATCGCCAGGGCGGAGGATTGTCTGCGACGGCCATTACAGACAAGGATCGCGCCGACATCAAGGTGGCCGCCGAAATGCAGGCAGACTACATCGCCGTGTCCTTCCCGCGCCATGCCAATGATATACACGAAGCACGTGACCTGTTGCGCAAGGCCGGCGGGCATGGCGGTATTGTTGCCAAGATCGAGCGTGCCGAAGCGATGAATGCGCTGGAAGAAATTATCGAAGCGACTGACGCTGTCATGATAGCGCGCGGTGATCTCGGTGTTGAGATCGGAGATGCCGAACTTCCGGCGGTGCAGAAGCGGATCATTCGCGTTGCCCGCAGTATGGATCGTGTAACCATCACAGCAACACAGATGATGCAGTCGATGATCGAAAGTCCGATCCCGACCCGGGCCGAGGTTTTTGATGTTGCCAATGCCGTCATTGATGGTACCGATGCGGTTATGCTTTCTGCCGAAACTGCCACTGGCAAGCATGTTGCCAAGGTAATCGAAGCCATGGATCGTATCTGCCGCGGCGCCGAGACCCAACGTATGGACAACGCTGCCGAGCGGCGCAGCGCCATGCACTTCAAAGCGATCGACGAAGCAATCGCCAAGGCGGCCATGTATACCGCAAACCACACAGGCGTTAAGGCAATTGCTGCGCTGACCGAATCCGGCGCGACACCGCTATGGATGTCCCGTATCAGCTCTGGCATCCCGATCTACGCCTTGACGCGTCATGTCGAGACGCGTAGAAAGGTTACACTTTATCGTGGCGTCTACCCCGTCAGTTTTGACGTCACGACCACCGATCACGCACAGGTCAATCGCGAAGCGATTGATGAACTGATGCGGCGCGGCGCGGTTCGCGACGGTGATCTCGTCATCATCACCAAGGGTGATTTGATGGGAGTACATGGTGGCAGTAATGCCATGAAAATAATTCGTGTAGGAGAACATGTAGTTAACGTCGAGTGA
- the fba gene encoding class II fructose-bisphosphate aldolase (catalyzes the reversible aldol condensation of dihydroxyacetonephosphate and glyceraldehyde 3-phosphate in the Calvin cycle, glycolysis, and/or gluconeogenesis), which produces MALISLRQLLDYAAENDFGMPAFNVNNMEQVHAIMQAADETDSPVIMQGSAGARSYAGEPFLRHLITAATEMYPHIPIVMHQDHGSEPAVCLRSIQSGFTSVMMDGSLMADMKTPSTFEYNVDVTRKVVEMAHAGGVSVEGELGCLGSLETGEMGEEDGHGAEGKLSMDQLLTDPEEAANFVKETGVDALAIAIGTSHGAYKFTRPPTGDILAINRIKEIHARLPNTHLVVHGSSSVPQEWLKIINDFGGDMGETYGVPVEEICEGIKNGVRKVNIDTDLRMASTGAIRKHLAENKSNFDPRKFLKASTEAMKDICKARYEAFGCAGHASKINPIRLEHMVARYESGELDVRVN; this is translated from the coding sequence ATGGCCTTGATATCCCTGCGACAACTACTCGATTATGCTGCCGAAAATGATTTCGGTATGCCGGCTTTCAACGTGAACAACATGGAGCAGGTACATGCCATCATGCAGGCTGCCGATGAAACCGACAGCCCCGTGATCATGCAGGGTTCCGCCGGTGCGCGTTCCTACGCGGGCGAACCCTTCCTGCGTCACCTGATTACTGCCGCGACCGAGATGTACCCGCACATTCCGATCGTCATGCACCAGGATCACGGTTCAGAACCTGCTGTTTGCCTGCGCTCCATACAGTCCGGTTTCACATCGGTAATGATGGACGGCTCATTGATGGCCGACATGAAAACCCCGTCTACCTTCGAGTACAACGTCGACGTGACCCGCAAGGTCGTGGAAATGGCCCACGCCGGTGGCGTATCCGTTGAGGGTGAGCTGGGTTGTCTGGGATCGCTGGAAACCGGCGAAATGGGTGAGGAAGATGGCCACGGTGCAGAAGGCAAGCTGTCTATGGACCAGCTGCTGACCGATCCCGAAGAGGCAGCCAACTTCGTAAAAGAAACCGGTGTTGATGCACTGGCAATTGCCATTGGCACCAGCCACGGCGCCTACAAGTTCACGCGCCCGCCAACCGGTGACATCCTGGCCATCAACCGCATCAAGGAAATCCATGCGCGCCTGCCCAACACTCACCTGGTGGTGCACGGTTCGTCTTCCGTGCCGCAGGAGTGGCTGAAGATCATCAACGATTTCGGTGGCGACATGGGTGAAACCTATGGCGTACCGGTTGAAGAAATCTGTGAAGGCATCAAGAACGGTGTACGCAAGGTCAACATCGACACCGACCTGCGCATGGCTTCCACCGGTGCGATTCGCAAGCACCTGGCGGAAAACAAGTCCAACTTCGATCCTCGCAAATTCCTCAAGGCCTCTACAGAAGCCATGAAGGATATCTGCAAGGCGCGTTACGAAGCCTTCGGTTGTGCCGGCCATGCTTCAAAAATCAATCCGATCAGACTGGAGCATATGGTTGCGCGTTATGAGTCCGGCGAACTGGATGTACGTGTTAACTGA
- a CDS encoding c-type cytochrome: MRRIQNRLAWVLLLFGLCAEMLSWSALAAQDGEKIYEDRCGMCHELPDPDKPPPEGKGHWKERLDLMAPNAGLSGKEKAAVLEFLQNHEKGASSMVSFAQEQQVFEKKCSLCHTIDRVFRIPLTDESRAHIVKRMQERAQDWITNDEAHEILEYLGKVGNKAPGEIPRAGPASENEAGDGPAALFRHRCSACHTLERVYLKLEEDPATAWMHIVSRMQKKSPDWLTSKEAQKIAEYLKTLKPVGGVNE; this comes from the coding sequence ATGAGACGCATACAGAATCGGTTGGCCTGGGTGTTGTTGCTGTTTGGCCTTTGTGCAGAAATGCTTTCCTGGTCCGCCCTTGCAGCTCAGGATGGAGAAAAAATATACGAAGACCGGTGCGGTATGTGCCATGAACTGCCGGATCCCGACAAACCGCCACCAGAGGGTAAAGGGCACTGGAAGGAGCGACTCGACCTGATGGCACCGAATGCCGGATTGAGTGGGAAGGAAAAGGCCGCTGTGCTTGAATTTCTGCAGAACCATGAGAAAGGCGCCAGTAGTATGGTTTCCTTCGCGCAGGAACAGCAGGTATTCGAAAAAAAATGTAGCCTGTGTCATACCATCGACCGGGTTTTTCGCATTCCGTTAACGGACGAATCGCGTGCACATATTGTCAAGCGTATGCAGGAGCGCGCACAGGACTGGATCACAAATGACGAGGCACATGAAATTCTCGAGTACCTTGGAAAGGTCGGTAACAAGGCACCGGGAGAAATACCCAGGGCAGGACCGGCTAGTGAGAATGAGGCGGGTGATGGTCCTGCTGCACTTTTCCGTCACCGTTGCTCGGCGTGTCACACACTCGAACGCGTCTATCTAAAGCTGGAGGAAGATCCTGCCACTGCCTGGATGCACATTGTGAGCCGCATGCAGAAAAAATCTCCGGATTGGTTGACGAGTAAAGAGGCGCAAAAGATTGCAGAATATCTAAAGACGCTTAAGCCTGTTGGTGGTGTTAATGAGTAA
- a CDS encoding YciI family protein: MPQYIFVYVGGVPPSDPEEGQKHFTKYQKWLSSLGDAVVSPAIPFKDTHTVHPDGTFEPGTTTAMSGLSIIKMPSMEAALKVAQSCPFLEINGTLEISEMIEMSSKEH, from the coding sequence ATGCCGCAATACATTTTCGTTTACGTGGGTGGTGTGCCACCATCTGACCCGGAAGAAGGGCAAAAGCATTTCACCAAATATCAAAAATGGCTGTCATCATTGGGCGATGCGGTCGTCAGTCCTGCAATTCCGTTCAAGGACACTCATACCGTGCATCCTGACGGTACATTTGAACCCGGCACCACAACAGCAATGTCGGGGCTTAGCATCATCAAAATGCCTTCAATGGAAGCAGCATTGAAGGTGGCGCAATCCTGTCCGTTTCTTGAGATCAACGGCACCCTGGAGATTTCTGAGATGATTGAAATGTCGAGCAAAGAGCACTAG
- a CDS encoding bifunctional transcriptional activator/DNA repair enzyme AdaA: protein MTDYDRIADAIDFIARRVDSQPTLNEIAAHLHLSPYHFQRLFCRWAGVTPKRFLQVLTLERAKQLLSESRPLLEVTDSVGLSSGSRLYDHFVHLEAVTPGEYKTGGAGLTIEYAVHDTPFGKTFIAITPKGICNFSFLNSEQVDEHLTRLHKKWPNATVHENRQQTLAVIQAMFDKKKNHDHLTPISLHVFGTNFQISVWRALLQIAPARVASYSQVATAIGYPGSARAVGQAVGVNPVAFLIPCHRVIQKSGKLGGYHWGETRKQAIHAWESARYEPPEA from the coding sequence ATGACAGACTATGATCGCATCGCCGACGCTATCGATTTCATTGCCCGCAGGGTCGATAGCCAGCCGACGCTGAATGAAATTGCGGCGCACTTACATCTGAGCCCTTATCATTTCCAGCGCCTGTTCTGCCGATGGGCCGGTGTAACGCCCAAGAGATTCCTGCAGGTTCTTACCCTGGAGCGCGCCAAGCAATTACTGAGTGAATCGAGACCCCTGCTTGAAGTTACCGATTCCGTGGGGTTGAGCAGCGGCTCGCGTTTGTACGACCACTTCGTTCATCTGGAAGCGGTCACGCCTGGCGAATACAAAACAGGAGGTGCAGGCTTAACCATTGAGTATGCAGTGCATGACACCCCGTTTGGAAAAACCTTTATTGCCATTACGCCGAAAGGCATCTGTAATTTTTCATTCCTGAATAGTGAGCAAGTCGATGAGCATTTGACCCGCTTACACAAGAAATGGCCAAACGCGACGGTGCACGAAAATCGTCAACAGACGCTCGCTGTGATCCAGGCCATGTTTGATAAAAAAAAGAACCACGATCACCTAACCCCGATTTCTTTGCACGTTTTCGGGACGAACTTTCAAATCAGTGTGTGGAGGGCCTTGTTGCAGATAGCCCCGGCAAGGGTGGCTAGCTATTCTCAGGTTGCCACCGCAATAGGCTATCCGGGTTCTGCGAGAGCCGTGGGGCAAGCGGTAGGCGTAAATCCTGTCGCGTTCCTGATTCCTTGCCACCGCGTCATTCAGAAAAGCGGTAAACTGGGTGGGTACCACTGGGGCGAAACCCGGAAACAGGCAATCCATGCATGGGAATCCGCAAGATATGAGCCACCCGAGGCATAA
- a CDS encoding flavin reductase family protein yields the protein MHIKSEPPILYLGTPVVLVSTVNEDGSYNLAPMSSAFWLGWRCLLGLTAFSKTTQNMIRTGECVLNLPSVNEVAAVNRLALTTGSDPVPEFKLRKGYRHEADKFGLAGLTPMASETVAPPRVRECPVQLEARVTSSHGVGEDNPLQRGFVLCIETRIQRVHAETSIMMSGEENRIDPDKWRPLIMSFQQFYGLGPRLQDSTLGTIPEDMYRSPDMELARIRIAE from the coding sequence ATGCATATAAAAAGCGAACCGCCGATATTGTATCTTGGCACACCTGTCGTCCTGGTCAGCACCGTGAATGAAGATGGAAGCTACAACCTCGCGCCGATGTCCTCGGCATTCTGGCTGGGGTGGCGCTGCCTGCTCGGGCTGACTGCATTCTCGAAAACCACGCAGAACATGATCCGCACCGGTGAGTGCGTCCTCAACCTCCCCTCAGTGAATGAGGTGGCAGCGGTAAATCGTCTGGCGCTGACCACTGGCTCCGATCCGGTACCGGAGTTCAAATTGAGAAAGGGCTACCGACATGAAGCTGATAAATTCGGGCTTGCAGGGCTGACGCCGATGGCTTCGGAAACGGTGGCGCCGCCGCGCGTGCGAGAGTGCCCGGTGCAACTCGAAGCACGCGTTACGAGTTCGCACGGTGTCGGCGAGGACAACCCGCTACAACGGGGATTTGTTCTATGCATCGAGACCCGCATTCAGCGCGTGCATGCGGAGACGTCAATCATGATGAGTGGAGAAGAGAATCGGATCGACCCGGACAAATGGCGGCCTCTCATTATGAGCTTTCAGCAATTTTACGGGCTCGGGCCCCGGCTTCAGGATTCAACTCTCGGGACGATTCCTGAGGATATGTACCGCAGCCCGGATATGGAACTGGCGCGGATCCGCATAGCGGAGTGA
- a CDS encoding EthD domain-containing protein — protein MVKLIMCCTRRPDMSREEFQDYWLNKHAPFFMGSASKMRAKKYIQSHTIDTPLNDGLKESRGMQPAYDGVAEVWFESEEDLMAAMSSPEFQEIAPSLMEDENKFIDHSKSTAFIVNEIEL, from the coding sequence ATGGTAAAACTTATAATGTGTTGCACTCGTCGTCCAGACATGAGTCGCGAAGAGTTTCAAGATTATTGGCTAAATAAACATGCTCCTTTTTTTATGGGAAGTGCGTCAAAAATGAGGGCTAAAAAGTATATCCAGTCTCACACTATTGACACACCATTAAATGATGGCTTAAAAGAATCGAGAGGAATGCAACCTGCATATGATGGCGTTGCGGAAGTGTGGTTCGAATCTGAAGAAGACTTGATGGCTGCTATGAGCTCTCCTGAATTTCAGGAGATAGCACCATCATTAATGGAAGATGAAAACAAGTTTATAGATCACTCAAAATCTACAGCATTTATTGTAAACGAAATTGAGCTATAA